The Melanotaenia boesemani isolate fMelBoe1 chromosome 3, fMelBoe1.pri, whole genome shotgun sequence genome contains the following window.
gtctggactagttaacaagagtctttggatctaagagctctgctaggtttatattctctgaacatatcacaaatgTATTTTGGGCCTAAActattctgggatttgtaaacgatcagaagtgttttaaaatctattctgtgactgaatGGAAGCCAGTGTGAAGATTTTAAACCTGGTgggatgtgttcagatctcttagtccttgttaaaactctagcagcagcgttctggatgagctgcagaagtccttttaaaagaccattacagtaatctagtctgctggagatgaatgcatggatgagtttctcttggtctttctggtaTACTcaatttttaattctgttgatgtttctgagctggtaaaaagttGTCTTAGTggcagctttgatgtggctgctgaaagtcaggtctgagtctatcaacactccacggttacgaacttggtctgtgattttaagagccagaGTTTCCAGGTATTTACCACTtttgaccctcttctctttgctaccaaacagaataatctaattttttgtctttaaaaatttatttccGTCCAAATGGTGACAGATATTCTTCGACAGGCTGAAGGGgtacacatttaaaacatttaaaacattcagAACGtacaaaacttttcttttattttcctttagaagaaaaagaaaacatacaaaatgtttaaaacatttaaaatatgtataaaaacacaataaaaatatacaaaaggaagaaaaaagagagaagaagcaACAGATGATGGTGCACCTGACATTGTTCAGGGTGGTTATGGCAgagggaattaaaaaaaatgtagatatTTATTGGGGCCagataaaaactaaaaggaGGTGTGAAGTCAGTGGGAGGGGTCCTTGATGACCAGGGTGGCTTTCCTGGTCATCGAGCAGTTGTACAATTCATACAGAGGTGTTTGGGGTGAGTTGAGTATTTTGTTGGCCTGAGAATTTATACAagtgagttttgttttgtttgatagtATGATTGCTGAACCACGCGCAAATGTTTAAGTTGAGTATGGATTCAGTTGTGATTTGTACATCACAGTTAAAATGCCCTTGATGACATAAAAAGTCCAGCGTTTCCTAAGCAGGTAGAGTTGCTGCTGGGGTTTGGGTATTATAATTTTATGAATTTTTATACCTGGGTCTGTGATGtaaatttagttaacagtagcCATATGCACACCATCTGTCTGTACAAATCTACAAATACCCTCTAATTTTATGTGATCATGCTCTATCAGGGcaactcaattcggtcctacaagggccgcagcccagcaggttttccatgtatccccgctgcaacacacctgatttaagttaatgagtcattgtgacAGGCTGttaaatcaatttaatttgattcagttgtgTTAAAGCAGAAATACATtgtaaacctgctggattgcagcccttgTATAGGAGCGAATTGAGTATTCTTGCATGCATGTGCTGCAAAACTTGACTGTATACTggataaagcaaaacaaacaaacaagcaagcaaaataaaaaacaacaacaacctgaCAAAACTCATTTACAGAAGGTTTCCTTGATTCTAATGCAGGGTAGAAACCCCAGTCCCTAAATGCtaggatgctgtgtaaaatgtaaattgaaaaataaaagagttaATTTGAAAAACTAATACACTAATATTGTATTTACATtagaaaacacataaaatgtttaaagtaaaatattttaccaTTATAGGAAAGTATTAGCCTTAACTTATCTTATATTTGATAGCAGCAACACTTCTCTGTAAAGCTGGGACAGGGTTATGTTAAAGTCTGTGCATCATCCCCTCTGCTTTTAAAAGCCtgtttactcattttatttttattaaacctttattaatGCAGGTTAATCTCATTGAGACACAGGGTCTCAATCCTCAAAgacagaggtccccaaccctggtcctcaaggcccactatcctgcaggtcttaggtgtctccctgctgcaacacacctgattcaaattaaacggctctctgacaggctctgcacaagtctgcaactgagccattcatttgaatcaggtgtgttgcagcagggagacatctaagacctgcaggatagtgggccttgaggaccagggttggggacctctgctcaAAGAGACTTGTGTCCACAAATGCATACAAGTAGTCACTGACATGCAGTACAATATAACGTTCACATAAAGTGCGACACTAAGTCtgggagaccagttgctggaccTTTATAAAAGGGATGTTGTCCTATTATTGACTGATGTAGGATTCTAGTTTTGCAACAGTCCTGGGTcttcattttgtgtttaatgATGCATCAAATATTTTCAGCAGATGAAAGTTCTGGACTGCTGGCAGTTCAGTCCAACACTTGGACTCCTCTGTTTTAAATCTATGCTGTTCTGattgttttattctattctattctgttctgtttttgctttatgtGTTTTAACTGCTGTCAAAGAGATCATTTATCCTTCCCCATAGTTGTAaaggaatgaaaaataaactggCATACAATACATAATATTTTCATTCAGTAAAGTGTAAAATAAGAAgccccttttctttttattttattacactgTTACTATTAAGGGAATTATAGTTAAAGTTAAACCTGGTATCATCATCAAAAAGTATTTGCAAGGCACGTGCTAACCTTTTGCTTAAGAGGTTAAGATGTTAGTAATTGCTCAGTTTAAATAGTTGTTTCACAGTATTTCCATCTTATATTAACCATGAAAACAACACTTTCAGCGCGGCACCTACTGTAGATAATATTAGGATGTAGTTTAAGTGACAGGTGAgtatgtctcagaaactgttgaACTGATGCTGATGGGAGGAGGAGTGATGACTCGGAGCTGGCACAGTGAGCCAGACACACTTTGTAGTTTGCGCTGCAGAAAAGGAGGCTCGCTGCTTCTCTCCATCACATTTCACTTTTCACAACTGAATGGCAAACAAAGACGCCAGGATGTAGAATCCGTCAGGTTTGCAAATTGCCCATCAGAgcggtttttttttattctcgtGGTCCCACTGAGTAGTTAAATTGTGCGTTCCGCGGGAATTTGTTGATTGATCCATCGCGGAGGAGAGGTGCTGCTCGCCGTCTCTGCTCGCCGAATGGATCCGGGCTTCTTTCGTTTTACTCGGTGTTCAGTCAAACTCTCATGTTTCGGTTTGAAGAGTTGGGATTTTGTTCCCTCCATCTTCTTTTCGGTGAGTAGGCAGCGTTTGTCATCGCCGCACTTTGATTTGAAATAAGGAAATGCTCAAATTCTTAAAGAAGTTATAAATTCTACCTTGGATGGTAGAAAGTATCATTGTTCAGTCCGTACAGCTCACACGTGCATGAACCTTCATGAAGAGGAGCCCTTAAATTGTAGTGCCCAGGTGATACCGTCTTAGAAATAAAGACATTGCTATATAATACTTTAAttataaactaaaatatataaTCTTCACACTTACTCTGGGTAAATGTTGAAGAGTCTCTTCTTATTTAATTCAACAGGTTTGTGTGAATCCTttataatcttttttgtttgtttgtttaactgTTGAACTGTAATTATCAGACTGGCAGCAGTGGTTTATTAATGTAGCTTATTATTAATTGATTAACTGCACTATGTTTATTgataatttaacttttattattcATAGAAAGAAGAGAGCGGGTGGCAGACATACAAAACAGACCTTGGTTGTTGGACACTTGAGTTTCAGTTAATGCAGTTTTTCAAATTGGACAGAAGCAGCAGAATAACTAGAAATTTAATGATGTGAGCAACTGATGTGTAACTAAAAACATAGTGAGGTTCATGCTGATTCATTTCCAGCAGCAGGTTCAGTAGCAAACACTGATGATCTGATTGATCAGCTTATGTTGAGAATTTGACCTTTGTGGTTTatctgttttgtatttatttttcagatgCCAGTTCAGTTTGAAGACAGTCAAATCTGAAGGTGAGGAAGGCTACTTCCAACATTCTGTTTCACAATGGCAACAGGAGTAGCAGCCTGGCTCCCTTTTGCCAGGGCGGCAGCCATTGGCTGGATGCCTGTGGCCAACTGCCCCATGCCCATTGCCCCGAGAGACAACCGCAAGAAACAAGATGAGCTGATCATGCTTAATGTTAGTGGCCGCCGCTTTCAGACATGGAGAACAACTCTAGACCGCTACCCAGATACCCTGCTGGGAAGCTCTGAGAAGGACTTCTTTTACAACGAAGAAACCAAGGAGTACTTCTTTGACCGGGACCCTGATGCCTTCAGAAGCATCCTGAACTTCTACCGAACTGGGAAACTCCATTATCCCAGACAGGAGTGTATCTCAGCCTACGATGAGGAGCTAACTTTCTTCGGCATCATACCTGAGATTATTGGTGACTGCTGCTATGAAGAGTACAAGGATAGAAAGAGGGAGAACTTGGAGCGAATGCAGGATGACCAGGAGGAAAACAAGGACCTGAAGCAGCCAAACATGAACTTCAGAGAGACCATGTGGCGTGCCTTTGAGAACCCCCACACCTCCACAATGGCCCTGGTCTTCTACTATGTTACTGGCTTTTTCATCGCCATCTCAGTCATCACTAATGTGGTGGAGACAGTCCCCTGTGGTTCTACTGCCAACCAGAAAGACATGCCTTGCGGTGAACGCTACACTGTGGCGTTCTTCTGCATAGACACCGCCTGCGTCATGATATTTACAGTGGAGTACCTGTTGCGCTTGTTTGCTGCACCGAGTCGATACCGTTTCATGCGCTCTGTGATGAGCATCATCGATGTGGTGGCCATCTTGCCATACTACATCGGCCTAGTCATGACCAACAACGAGGACGTGAGTGGTGCGTTTGTGACACTGCGCGTCTTCCGAGTGTTTCGTATCTTCAAGTTCTCGCGCCATTCGCAGGGCCTGCGGATCTTGGGTTATACGCTCAAGAGTTGTGCTTCAGAGCTGggcttcctcctcttctcacTCACCATGGCCATCATCATCTTTGCTACGGTCATGTTCTACGCAGAGAAGGGCTCCAGCTCCAGCAAGTTCACCAGCATCCCAGCCTCATTCTGGTACACAattgtcaccatgacaacattaGGGTGAgtgaatatttttcttactttaGCCACATTTACTCTATAATAATGTTTGTATTTGATGTAGAAATGCAATAGGAttgatttagttaaaaaaaaatcactagaTGCATTTGTTAGGACTTTTTTTCAGCAaattgaataattaaaaaaaaaactttaaacaataGAGGAGTCCAGAGCTTAAAAGACTTTCAAATGAGCATTAAGGCATCCTGCTCCATACTTTAGTAGACCACAGCTTATTTGAGACTGCCAGGGTGATTAATGGTGGGCAGTACAGCATTTATCAGTGGCAATTGTTTGCTTCTCTCGGTGCTACCTAATAATGAGACTCTAGTTGGATGCAGTCACTACATGTGAATACTGAATAGGCGCTCTGATGCTCTTTAATATTGttccagaaaaagaaagaaaaaaaagaaaaaaaaaaaaagaaaaagtgttgaCTTCTTTATTGTTGTCCATCTTTACccttatgtgtttgttttagttatagcattattttctccattttaaaatgtcactgAACCCATGACATATGCAAGAGCTCAGTAATTATGACATATATAGCTACTCATTTAGGAAACAAGCAGTGATGATTGCGTTTGactgttttaaagtaaaacatataTCTTCAGGCATTCagtgtaaaagaaaagttttgcaAGGAAATAGCTACAGTGTGAGATCTATCCTCTGTATGTCTAGAGGTGAAATGTCCCCTGGGAAATGTTCTGTCACCTTTATAATGATTTCTCCCAGCTCTTAATCTTTCCCTCAAGCATGGTGAGATCCGGTGATGTGAATGGCAAGGTGAACTTGAAACTTTGGCTCAATGCAGTAGTCAGAACTAAAGAATAATTATGAGTTCCTTAAAATATGTATCTGCTCAGGGTGTCTTTGTTGACAATACTGCCACTGTAAATGGGAAAAGAAATGGCATGACATCATGACCTATAATTATATTTTTGGTGAATGtggaagaatatttttttttataacaatgGCATAAGCAAGAAGAACTGCTTTTACTTTCTGTCATGAAACAAAAGAcatgtttaataattatttaagttttttttaactctatgTGGAGTCCTTTATCTTGTGCATGACTTCTCAAGTTTCCTTTTCTACATGGTTTCTACATAAATTAGTGAAGATGAAATTGTTGGTCATTGGGCGTAAAAAATCACCTTTATGGAAATTTCTTTAAGTAACAATCTAGGGCTGTAATCAGGTTTTAGTTTGGCTGAGTGGTTGTGGCAAAAATGATGATTGTGATTCTGATCATGATTGAGATCTCGATTGTTTGGCGCAGTAATTCATAgattttacagagaaaaaaaaatatttttattgcacaaaaATATCACAACTTTTGCTACATTCTCACATAAACTTAACGTAAATACTAGGGATGGACCATTATGAAAATTTTGGCCGATACCGATGTTAATATTGTTGTTCTGCCCGATAACCGATATTTACTGAtgtcgatatatatattttgtttaagattatcaaattctgtacaaagtaaaAATTAGGGGCATTAGCTTCCCGCCATTGTTTGTGAGCTTCTGGATGGTAGTTTTTCATATGGCATATCAAATTTGTGCTGTTGAATGATTTGACacggcatcctcctcgcatCACTTTGACTTTGCAAATATTGCATTCTGCTTTTTGAGTATCTTCTTTTGACACCGTGAAAAATTACCACTCAGCTAACATTGCTTCTagcttcagttacatcccacaatggtttgctgcatcgctgtcacatgtccaaacatggccGCATGGCCaaacccctcctcctcctcccaacACACTACACAAACAGCAATTAGACAAAAATAGAAATCGGTTGTTAATATATCGATCCAGTTTTGCTCATCAGACCGATACTGatgtgttaaaaatgaataacatcAGCAGATACCGATATTGATGCCGATATATCATGCATccttaataaatataaaactggtCCTCCTTATTTACCACAATTCAGTGCATTTTcttaagagaagaaaaatgctgATATATCATCATGTCAGCTGCCAGACAGACTGAAGGTCAAACAGACATAATGTTGTTTTGGTGACGCTTGCTGCATTTCAGTGAGAAGTTTAATGTGAGTATCCAGCACAATATTCTGTTTTTGCAAAGATGACATGATTTGTCACCAGATTAAAGGAGACATTTATGTAGGACATTAAGTATCTGTTTTGATAACAAGTCATTATGTTTTCTTAACACCAACCAAGGAGTTTTGATTAAACCTTTTTATTCTCTGAATCTATTTTTGTGCTacaaaagtgataaaaaaagacaaatgtccCAGAACATGAATAAATAGATCCAAGTTCAGCAGTTATTATTAATATCGTGTAACTGCAACTCTACTCCTCAAAATTGTACCTTAGTTTTTGCCAATTAATTCTCAGTATGAACCTATAAACCTGGCCCCACCCATATCGCTTCCCAGCAACAAATAACACTGCTATGCTGCTTCATCTCTTCTCAACAGTATTAGAAATGCACAAGGTACGTACTGAGGGACTCTGAGGAAATTTTGAATGAGAACAGATCAGAGaccaaaaatgcattttaaaaataaacataaaatgaaacatcaggtttttttaaattggtttaGTGGCAACGTCTAGATGTTTTGGGTCAAATTATGAAGCACCTTGCAGAAGAGTGAAGACTGCAGACTTTTGttctctttaatgttttttgacGGAACACAACTTTGTTTCCAAATAAACGTAATCTACTTTATTTAACACCTTTGGGTAGTACATGAAAGTTGCAGAATCTGATTTTGTGCTATTGCAGCTATAAACCAAATATGTCAGGTCGACCATCTTCACAGCACAAGCAAAACACAATAGCTTCTTCACCTTGCTTCTTCTATCTCCATATAGCTTGTGCTAACCTCCTCATCGAGCTTGTACTATCTTGTCATTTAATTAGTTTCTCCAGAATTATTTCCTCCAGTCTTCAGTGTGGAATATATGATCCGCATGGCCTCTCCTTCCTGAGACTGGTGTTGGTGCTTTGCAGATTCATTGTAATGATATCCAGGCATAGCATGATGGCTGGTTTTGCTCAGGATATGTCttgttacacaaacacacacacacacatacacacacaaaaaaaatcttaggaAGAtattaagggtttttttttttttttcagcagagGGAGAATTTAAGGTTTGTGACTCTTAATTTTTCTGTGGGTCAGTAAAATCAACTAAGTTGACCAATAGCAATTTAAAAATACGTGTAAAAGTCTTAAACTGAGGAGTGCTCACGACAGAAGAACTCCAATCTCTGTGGGAAGCTTTTAAcctaacacatttttttattcagtgaaTGAAATCAGAACTTTCTACTGACACTCATGTGAATGCAGAGTGTAAAATCTGTACACTGATCCACAGAAAAATATTAGCAAGTTTAGCCAGTTAGCAAGGCTTGAAAATAAAggcacaaaaacattttccttcctTAGTTCTCTGTTATGGTAAAACTCCTGTTATGCTACAGTACAAGTTTCGACACAATGTGACAAAGCAGACTTTTGTGATGAAATGTCAATATTACTGCAATATTGGGTTTAGGAAACAATACACTCATAAATTAAAGCGATTAATACTATCGTATATTATCATGGCTCCCATTATGTTATGTAATTTTActtgagaaaaaacaaatgcatgtcAAAACTTTGTCATCTCACAATTTCTAAGCCTGGTTTGTGAAATTACATGAACATATTGCTCACTTGTTCATATTTGACAGTTTCTGGTGAGACTTTGCCAGAGAGGGCAAAATGAGGCACAACAAGGGAGGATAGCTGTATGCTCTggtaaaattattaataaactaatttaatttcacaTAGCAAATACTTATTTGATGCTTTATTAAGGTTTGACATATACAGCTTTAAGGAGACTTCTTTAAAGAGATACCTATCTGAAGGAGATAGCTATTTCTTGGTGTTCAAAATATAGAAATGATCTGCACAACATTTATTGAGACTTgttgaaaacagatttttcttttatagtttACCTTCAGTGTGATGtccttttttcctttgtaaaaaaagaaaaaatccaatGAAAAGCCAAGACTCTACAAACCTGTGCCAATGTGTCTGTGTATATATGACTCTTTGTGTGTAGTGTAAGTGGTATTTTTTGTATCAGAAGTACAAAGGGAGTGCAGTGCCATGATGAAGGCCTTACATAAATTGTAAACCTAAACAATGTGTGAGTGCTGATCCATTTTGTGTGACACACAATGGGCAGCTGCACTGAGGGTCTACAGCTCGGACAATGTCCTCATGGCTAACCAAGGACGTTACATTCAGGAAAACAATAAACTGATATGTGTTCAAATCTTATGCACTATACCTCATATGAAATCATTATAAATTGTTAAGGATGTTgttggaaataattctgatcaGCTTTAAAGGATGCAAACATCAATGGTTTTCAGGGACAAGTCTTTTCATTGTCtttaaaccacacaaacaaatgcgatcatttaaaaaaaagacaaaaaaacaatgcaagCAAGCAAAACGTTTGCTGTTGCAGTGCTGCTATGagttcatcttttgttttaaatcactGTGGCGTGCTCTCCTTGCTCACAGGCATTTAGTATGCTCCTTTCTGTTGGGTTCTGTTCCAGTTTGTGGTACGTGTAGTTCAGCTTGAGCAAATGTTTCAGTAAACACTTAGTAAGCACTGTGAAAAGGTTTTAACAGTTGAGCCTATAGAAGGAGTGAACAGATTGCTGCTGTCCTGTGACTTTTAATCACCAGCGATCACTGGCTCGGTGCTGTTTTGGCAGCATAGCATAGCACTGCAGAGGTGTTGGTTTTTAGCTCTTACTCCCTTGGTCTCAGCCCCTGGGCCTCTCCAGTCCTGCTCTTGCTTCCAACAAGCTGatcctctttttctcttaacattcatttaaaatactCATAACCTGTActtgtttattcagttttacattttgtattcAATATTCGTGAGAATTATAGATTTAAAACAACTCACTTGCTTTTATTTAAGTATTAAGAATGTTTCAAAATATTCTTGATCTCAATATCGTTCAAAATAACCATATGAGTGGTTAGTAAAGGTGTAAGTAAATATTCTCAAATGTTGTGATATTTCATTATGCAATGTTGTATCGATATTCTAAAGCACTgtactgattttgttttttcttattaacaGTTTACTGTATATGCAGGCATTAATAGTGGTGGTTcatttttgtgctgcatttaaaaCTCTGACCACTAGTGGGCAGCAGTCATTTCTTTCTCCAGTCCAGTAGAACAATAAAATTTTGCGATATCTCGTTCCATTAGCACTTGCTTGTGGTAAATCATGCTAACTTTGCACAGCGCACCAATGCCTGGAAACAAGATGTTACAGCTCTCCCACATTTTGGACATAAACAAAGCAAGGCAGTAAAGATTGTGATGAGCTATGCAGTCAGTCAAATCTGCAACGCCAGAATTAAATACTCCGGTAATTCAACAAATTTGCAAGCACACGTGGATAGATACCATGACAACGTAGCGTTAAAAGTTAACGTGAAACGGGTTGATGCTGCtcaaaagacaaattaaagaaGTTAACATTTCAAAGCTACCAGCAACCTCATCTTGTGCAACCAAAATAACCCAGTCAGTACTTTGTTTCCCTTGTAAACACATCAGACCTCAGACTGTTGAGGAGAAAGAGGGATTTCGTTATATGATTAAAATGCTGGAACATTTTGTGCAAAATGTGTCACACACTATTATACTTGCTATAAACAGTTTTGCGCAGGGTGCTTTGTTCTTGCATAGTGATGATAAACTTATAACATATTTGCTTTACgtcattttcatttgtgtttcttgaATGGATACTAGTGTTTGGTGATCACATGCATGTTTCCCTTGAAGCACCGTTATAATCTAATCTCAAAGTAACAAATTGGTTTTACTGAAACCTGGTAGTGGTCAATGgttcttcttttgttgttttcatggcAATTGGCAACTTactaagtttattttatttttatttaattcttttttaaagtacCTGATTCAGCATTTTGTGGTGGTAGTAACGCTTCCAACCAGCTTAGGGTTAATCTGAATAGTTCTATATGAAGACAAAAGTCACATAAACTCTGATTTAATTGTACCAACTATTCAAAAAGTCAGAAATCTTTGCCCATTCTCATCTAATACGTTGCTATTGTGCTCACCATGAATCTGAAAATCATTTACATGCTGCACTACAGCACTGTTAagtcactgtttttgttttgtagaacTTTAACATAACCCACACTAATAACACCAaatcacacaaataaataaaatgattaaatgcttTTGCTTAAGAAGTATGCGTTCCCTGATCCTCTCCTTTCTCTTAGATATGCAGCAGGAGGTTGTGATGTATATGTATAATTGCAACTGCAAGCCAACAGCAAGCAGCCTTTTTATGAAGTTTGTGGTCTCATGTGACTGCCGTCTGTCGATGTGATCACCTGCTGCTGAAACACATGTTCAAGTGATGAGGTCACTAAAACCCCATCTGCCAGAGCATATAAAAAGGTATAAAATCTTTAATATGATAACACAAATCtacattttttctgttcttggcTTTATACTCTTGAGCTCTAATCAAGCTCCTCCTACTGATTTTGTAAAATGATCTCTCAAGCCTTTTTTTCATTGGTCATAAAACCTCTTCATTACATCTGCCATTTGGTGTTTGAATGCGACGAGAAAGTGTTTAATTGAAATTCAGAGCTCTCTCAAAAGACTCCACACAAGCTGAGTGTTAGCTCTCATTTAGTACAACACTGATATAAATACAACTCTCTAGTGTGCATGTTAATTTTCCACTGAGGATGCCTCGATGGGGCTACAAGGATGGGTgcaaatcacttttttttttgcagaagcatgcatgcatgtatctTAGACAATGGTAGT
Protein-coding sequences here:
- the LOC121635136 gene encoding potassium voltage-gated channel subfamily D member 3-like isoform X1 produces the protein MATGVAAWLPFARAAAIGWMPVANCPMPIAPRDNRKKQDELIMLNVSGRRFQTWRTTLDRYPDTLLGSSEKDFFYNEETKEYFFDRDPDAFRSILNFYRTGKLHYPRQECISAYDEELTFFGIIPEIIGDCCYEEYKDRKRENLERMQDDQEENKDLKQPNMNFRETMWRAFENPHTSTMALVFYYVTGFFIAISVITNVVETVPCGSTANQKDMPCGERYTVAFFCIDTACVMIFTVEYLLRLFAAPSRYRFMRSVMSIIDVVAILPYYIGLVMTNNEDVSGAFVTLRVFRVFRIFKFSRHSQGLRILGYTLKSCASELGFLLFSLTMAIIIFATVMFYAEKGSSSSKFTSIPASFWYTIVTMTTLGYGDMVPKTIAGKIFGSICSLSGVLVIALPVPVIVSNFSRIYHQNQRADKRRAQKKARLARIRIAKSGSANAFLQSKRNGLLSELLELTGTEEDEQKLTKSASLLESQHHHLLHCLEKTTAHEFVDEQMFEQNCLETALQTYPSRSPSTASHDSLEVTCCGRRGKRNTPLPNASLPPAHPIPAHQGPLQELSAIHIQCGDPLSHTTSRSNLNLRTEDSSRINSKSGRITTAIISLPTPPALTPDGEGLHGQLQRRPPPPPGHPAAPSIQTTKSSAGTNIVKVSAL
- the LOC121635136 gene encoding potassium voltage-gated channel subfamily D member 3-like isoform X2, coding for MATGVAAWLPFARAAAIGWMPVANCPMPIAPRDNRKKQDELIMLNVSGRRFQTWRTTLDRYPDTLLGSSEKDFFYNEETKEYFFDRDPDAFRSILNFYRTGKLHYPRQECISAYDEELTFFGIIPEIIGDCCYEEYKDRKRENLERMQDDQEENKDLKQPNMNFRETMWRAFENPHTSTMALVFYYVTGFFIAISVITNVVETVPCGSTANQKDMPCGERYTVAFFCIDTACVMIFTVEYLLRLFAAPSRYRFMRSVMSIIDVVAILPYYIGLVMTNNEDGLRILGYTLKSCASELGFLLFSLTMAIIIFATVMFYAEKGSSSSKFTSIPASFWYTIVTMTTLGYGDMVPKTIAGKIFGSICSLSGVLVIALPVPVIVSNFSRIYHQNQRADKRRAQKKARLARIRIAKSGSANAFLQSKRNGLLSELLELTGTEEDEQKLTKSASLLESQHHHLLHCLEKTTAHEFVDEQMFEQNCLETALQTYPSRSPSTASHDSLEVTCCGRRGKRNTPLPNASLPPAHPIPAHQGPLQELSAIHIQCGDPLSHTTSRSNLNLRTEDSSRINSKSGRITTAIISLPTPPALTPDGEGLHGQLQRRPPPPPGHPAAPSIQTTKSSAGTNIVKVSAL